A stretch of DNA from Methanobacterium sp. Maddingley MBC34:
TGCCTCAGACAGTGTGGAAGGACCAGTATCTTGTCTTTGGGCTTTGTTTTCCTGAATATTTTTTCATTTACCTTGTTACGGACTTCAACCCCAATCTGATCTACGATTTTGGCATCTACTCCCAGGTTTTCTGAGAACTTTTTAAATAGTCCGTAGAAAACGTCAATGGTGAATAGTAATAGTTTAGGAAAGACCAGGCGGTCTTTTTCAATTAGCATTCGGCCCAGTATGAGGGTGACTGATAATAAAATCAGGAGAAGAATTCCAGCCGCGAAAACAACCTGGCCAAATATCTGGTAAAACTCAGCAATAGTCATGTTAATCATCTAAAATTATATCCGTTTAAAATTTTAAGAATTTGTTATTATATTTGGGAATGTATCCTCATTAAAGAATCATTTCTAGAATGTTTTATCCAATGATTGAAGATCTTAATTATCCTTTATTTAAATTATCCTCTGAAATGGGCATTTTAATGGGGATGTCAAGTACCTTATCATCTATTTATTATGATATATTAAACTGGTTATTAACTAACACTTCATTATTCCCATAGTATATCTAATTAATCTTCAAAGGAATTCCAATCTGAAATTCTCTATTTAGAATTTTTCTACTTTAAATTCCTTTAATGGGCCTTTAATCTTTAATCCGCCTTCAACTCCCTCAATCTCGACTCCAGAGAGATCATCACAGGCGCATAGAATGTCCTGTTCGGGATGTGTCCCAGGGGTGATGTTGCAATCCAGGCGCACCTTCTCCCCACAACTGGCCACCAGGGGCAGTCTTCTTGAAGTGGGATGATCAGAGGGTAAAACCACCAGGGGTGCCCCTAAATCCCTTAATAAAAAAATCAATGATTTTATCCCATCTTCACTTAAAGAACCAGAATTTAGGGCAGAAACTGCAATAATATCCTCTTTTTCTAAGAACATCACAATTTCTTCTTTATCAGGGGTTCCGATAAATATATGCCCGTTTTTTGCAAACTTAACTACCCCCACTGTCCCGGTATCGCTCTTAAAAAAAATAATTTCATCAGGTTGGAGGGGAATTTCCTTTACCATAGTACTCTTTAGTGTAAGTTTTATTCCAGTACTTCCACATTGTCAGACTGACAGGAAGGGCATACTATTCTTCTTCCAATCCCTTTAAATTCATTGTCGCAGTCTAAACAACGATATCTTTTGGTTTTAAGTTTTTTCATTTTGATGTCAGCCATTGGGCCGCCTACAGTGCACATTATTTATCACCAAATTTGGTATGTAATTGATAATATTTAGTTTTTTGGAATTAGATTTTTCCAGGATATAACTATTCCATGATGGATATAACTTATTCTCATTAAGTATTTTCATAAATATAAAATCATTAAATATAAAAAAAATCCATGGCAACAGATCAAAATAGATTACCAAAGGGATATGACACATTATTTATTCTATTAAACCAAATATTAATAACACTTAAAACACTTTAAACAATCCATAAATTTAATTACTGGAACTTATGTCCTATTGAGATGGTGAGACTATTGAAAAACCTGATTTTCCCATTTTCAGCTATTGTTGGCCAAGAAAAAGTTAAAAAAGCCCTGGTATTGAATGCAATCAACCCCTCCATTGGTGGGGTGCTTATTAAGGGTGATAAGGGAACTGGCAAGACCACGGCAGTAAGGGCCCTGGCAGATCTGTTACCTCCATTAAAGGTTATTAAAGGATGTCCCTATTACTGTGATCCCAATGATCCAGTCTCTTTCTGTGATTCATGTAAGAAAGATGAATCTGGAGAGATCCAGGTGGAAGAGAAGAAAATGAGGGTGGTGGAACTGCCCTTAGGAGCCACTGAAGACAGGGTAGTTGGGTCCATAAACATTGAAAAAGCACTTAGAGAGGGAATTAAATCATTAGAACCTGGTATACTTGCCGATGCAAACCGTAACATTTTGTATGTTGATGAAATAAATCTCTTGGATGATAACCTGGTTGATGTGCTTTTAGATGCTGCTGCTTATGGAATAAACACTGTGGAACGTGAGGGTATTTCCATGGTTCACCCCTCCAATTTCATACTGGTGGGAACCATGAATCCTGCAGAAGGAGAGCTCCGACCACAGTTATCAGATAGAATAGGCCTTCAAATCTCGGTTCAGAGTATCCTTGTTATTGACGACCGTGTGAAGATCATGCAAAGGAGAGAAGCCTTTGAAAAAGATCCAAACACCTTCCGGGAAGAATTCCAGAAATATCAGGACCAGATACTAGAAAATATTATTGAAGCCAGGAAACTCCTCAAGGAAGTTAAGGTTTCACAGGACATGATGAAAGTAATAGCTCAACTCTGTGTAGATATGGGGGTAGATGGTCATCGTGCGGATATTGCTATTTTAAAGACATCAAAAACACTAGCCGCATACTATAAACATCAAGAAGTCGAATATATTGATGTGGAAGAGGCAACAGCCCTGGTTTTAGGTGAAAGATTCCATAAAAAATCTTTGGATGAGGAAAAGATAAAAAAACAAATAAAAAATGCTGTAAATGAACTTTCCAATGAGAATAATGGGGATGATAAAAAAAAGCCCCAGATAAAGTAGAAAGTGAACAGAAAAAGAGGGGAATGAAACTTAAAACCCTTAAAAAGGATGAGCAGACGGTTGAATCTCAGGAAGAAGAGGTTGATGTTAAAAAACTTCTAAAAATGAAGGGGAAAAAGAAAAAACGTCTTTACGGTAAAAGAATTGATTCTAAAACTCAGAAAGGTCGTTATATTAAAAGTAAACTTCCCAAGGATTCTTCGGGGGATATTGCCATTGATGCCACTTTAAGGGCGGCAGCTCTCAGTTCTCATGGTAAAATTAATGTTAAAACTGAGGATTTACGTCATAAAATCCGTAAACATGGTGCTAAAGCATCAATTGTTATGGTGGTGGATATCAGTGGATCCATGTTCTCTGATAGCAAAGCAAACAGGTTGAAAGGGATTTTAAACAGTGTTATTGGGGATGCAAACCGTCATCAGGACAGGATAAGTGTTATTGGGTTTAAAGGACAGGAAGCAGAGATAATTATTCCCACCACCCGTAGGGCCACATCCTTCCGTGAGCAGGTGGACAACATTCAGGTGGGAGGCACAACACCACTGGCTGCAGGGATGAAAAAAGGTCTGGAAATTCTAAAAAAGGAGAAGTTAAAAGCAGAATTTGTACCCCTACTTCTTATACTCTCTGATGGCATGCCCAATATTGGCTTGGAAAAGGGGCCCATGAAGGATGCCCTCAACCTTGCAGAAAAAATTAAAGAAAAAGAAATACACACAGTGGTAATAAACTTTGAACGCTCGGTGCGTTATGGTCATGAAGTGAACATGGAACTGGCCCTGGCTGCAGGGGGACGTTACTATGATCTGGAAGAGTTAAAAGATCCTGGTAGGGTTATTGCACGGATACTGGATCATGAACGTGAAAACCTTTAGCGGGTTGAACTGGTGATTTTCATTCATTTTTTTTAAGAAAGTTCATTTTTATGAATTATTTAATGCTCTAGTTGTACACATAAAAAAAAATATAGAAAAAAAAGTTTATTTAAACAATTTTAAAGGTCTGTAAAATCTGGTTATATGCTTCTTCTGTTTGATTCAATGCAGAAGGAAGACATATATATTCAATGGTGTAATAATAATTGTTTTTTTCAAGTACTGTTGTTTTTTTTGCTATGTTCTGGCTGTAACTTCCCACCTGAAATGCAGTGAAATTGGAAACTCCCACCCTAACTGTGGAAGAGTTACTGATATTGGTGGTCAGAGATGTTGCATTGGGTGTGTTGATTAAGCCTTGTGGTTTTGGTTGCATATTCAGTATAATGAAAGCAGTTTGATCCGGTCCATTGGCACTGGGGAAATTGGCTTTTAATGTAACTTCAGAATAAGTAGTTCCCTGACTGAAGTTTCCAATAACATGATCCTGACTCCAGGCATGAGGGTATTCAAAATACAACTGGCCGTTTTGGAAGCTGTTATTTCCAGATAGGGCCATAGCAACAATAAAAGCCAATAATATCACTAATATAACCACGACTGTCAAAACAAGGTTTTGCCTTTCCATATTTTACATCCCCCTCCATTCATCTTCACATTTCCATAAAATTATATGTATTTCAGTTTTGAAATACCTTTGGATAAAAATTTATGTCATATTGCTTTTCAACAAATTCGCTTTTTTTGACAAAAATAAAATAGGTGTAAAAACATACAATTTACATAAAATAATGGATAGAGTCTCGTTCCCTGATAATTGGAGGATGGGTGATTTTTTTGGCAAAAGAAAAAATTCTCCTGGTGGAGGATGATGGTATTGAAGCCATGGATATTAAGCGCACCCTGGAATCATTTGGTTATGATGTTCCTTATGTTGCTTCTCAAGGTGAAGAAGCCATAGGGAAAACTCTAGAGATCCAGCCTGATCTTATTTTGATGGATATAGTTTTAAAAGGAGAAATAAATGGCATAGATACTGCTTCTAAAATAAAAGAATTATCAATACCAGTAATTTATTTGACTGCTCATTCTGAAGATGCAACAGTACAAAGAGCTAAACTAACTGAACCTTATGGGTATATTATAAAACCATATGACTCTTATGAACTTAAATATGCAATAGAACTTGCTCTTTATAAAAGTAAGATGGAAAAAAAGTTAAGAGAAAGTGAAAGGCGTTACAAGTTTATTGTAGAGGCAGCTAACGAAGGAATATGGAGTATGGATGCTGATTTTAATACCATCTATGTTAACCAGAAAATGGCACAAATGTTGGGTTATACTGTAGACGAAATGATGGGAAAACCAGTAACCACATTCATGTTTGATGAAGATATACCTGATCATCAAAAACGCATGAAAAAACGTTTTGAAGGGGCCTCTGAGAGTTATGAGCGACGCTTCAAGCACAAACAGGGTTGGGAAGTTTCAACTCTTGTTGCTGCCACGGCTTTAATGAATGTTAATGGGAAATTTAATGGTTCATTTGGTATGTTCACTGATATCACCCATCGGAAAAAAGTGGAAAAGCAACTTAACGATAGCCAAAGACAGTTAAATGATATAATTGATAGTTCGCCCATACTACAATTTGTTATTGATAAAAATCACCATGTTCTTTATTGGAACCAGGCCATGGCATCCTACAGTGGAATTTCTCCTGAGGAAATTATAGGTACTGACCAGCACTGGAAGGCCTTTTATAGTGGGAAAAGGCCATGTTTAGCTGATTTAATACTGGATGAGGATATAATAACCATTGATAAATGGTATTCTGGAAAATATGAGGAATCAGAGTATTTAAAAGGAGCATTTGAAGTTGAAGATTTTTTCCCATCGTTGGGGGTAACTGGAAAATGGTTACGATTCACTGCAGCCCCTTTAAAGGATTCAGAAGGAGAAATCATGGGGGCTTTAGAAACATTGGAAGATATAACTCAACGTAAGATGGCTGAAAACGCGTTGAAGGAAAGTGAAGAAAAGTTTAGAGTGTTAGCCGACAATGCCCCAGTATCCATTATTGTTTATCAGAAAAATAAAGCAGTGTATGCCAATGAGTATGCGGTTAAACTAAGTGGGTACAGTAAAGAAGAACTTTTGGCAATGAATTTCTGGGAAGGTTTCCATCCTGATGATCAGAAAATGTTAAAGGATAGAGGAAAGGCAAGATTACGGGGAGAAAAAGTTCCTAACACCTATGAAGTTAAATATGTTACTAAATCAGGTAAAATACGTTACATTGTTATTTCGGCAGGAAGAATTATTTACGGGGGCAAGCCTGCAGTTTTAGCTATTTTGATAGATATAACTGATGATAAAAAAGTGGAAACTAAGCTTAGGCAGAGTGAAGAACGTCTGATGATGGGCATGGACATGGCAAAACTGGTTTACTGGGAATATGATACTCAAAGTGATATGTTCACCTTTGATGACCAGTTCTACGCCCTCTATGGTACAAGTGCACAGATGGAGGGAGGTAACAAGATGTCCTCCCAGGAATATGCCACCCGTTTTGTTCCTCCTGAAGAGCATGCCCTGGTGGGAGGTGAAGTTGCAAAGGCTTTGGAAACTGAGGATCCTGATTATTCCAGCACACTCCAACACAGCATAATACGGGCTGATGGAGAAAAAAGATTTATAATAGTGCGTATAAGAATTGCAATGGATGAAAATGGCCATAAAATTGGAACTAGGGGTGTTAATCAGGATATCACTGAACTGGTACTTGCAGAGGAGAATCTGGCAAGATCTGAAAGTAAATACAGGGCAATATTTGATAATATTAAAAGTGCAGTGGCTGTTTACACTGCAATTGAAAATGGTTCCGACTTCGTATTCAAAGATTTCAACCCTGCTGCAGAAGAAATTGATGAAATTAAGAGGGAAGATGTTATTGGTAGGAAAGTTACTGAAGTTTTCCCTGCAGTTGTGAAATTTGGGCTTTTAGAAACCTTTCAGAATGTTTGGAAAACTGGAAAAGCAGAAAAAAAGCCAATTTCCATTTATGAGGATGAAAGAGTAAGTGGGTGGAGGGAAAACTATGTTTATAAACTTCCATCAGGGGATATAGTTGCTGTTTATGATGATCTGACTGAAATAAAACAGTATGAAGAGGAACTTGAGCAAAATCAGAATCGTTTGAGAAGTTTGGTAAGGATACTTCAGTACCGATCAGAATCTGTGCAGGACTTCCTGGATTATGCTCTTGAAGAGGCCATAAATCTAACTGAAAGTAAGTTAGGATATATTTATTACTACCATGAAGATCGGAAAGAATTTATTCTGAATACCTGGTCAAAGGAGGTTATGGATGAGTGTACCATTACAGATAAACAGTCAGTTTATGAACTGGATAAGACCGGCATATGGGGTGAAGCAGTCCGTCAAAAGAAGCCAATCATTCTAAATGATTTTAAAGTTTTTCATCCACTTAAAAGAGGTTATCCTGAAGGTCATGCCCCTCTCCACAAATTCATGACCATCCCAGTTATTAGCGGTGATGAAATTGTTGCTGTAGTGGGAGTGGCCAACAAAGAGACTAATTACACCGAAACTGATGTTTTACAACTTGAACTTTTAATGGATGCAGTATGGAAGGTTTTGGATAGTCAACGGGCGGAGGAGGCTTTGAAAAAATCTGAAACAAGGTATAGGGCTATTTTTGAAAACACAGGGACTGCCACTGCTATCAGTGAAGATAACATGATTTTATCCCTTGTAAATGAAGAATTCGTCAATCTCACTGGATTTTCAAGGAAGAAAATCGAAAACAAAATGACATGGGCTGACTTTTTTACAGAAGAAGAGTTACCCCAAATGAAGGAATACCACAAACTCCGCAGAATCCAACCTAATGCTGCTCCCAGAAC
This window harbors:
- a CDS encoding Mg-chelatase subunit ChlI (PFAM: AAA domain (dynein-related subfamily)), producing MVRLLKNLIFPFSAIVGQEKVKKALVLNAINPSIGGVLIKGDKGTGKTTAVRALADLLPPLKVIKGCPYYCDPNDPVSFCDSCKKDESGEIQVEEKKMRVVELPLGATEDRVVGSINIEKALREGIKSLEPGILADANRNILYVDEINLLDDNLVDVLLDAAAYGINTVEREGISMVHPSNFILVGTMNPAEGELRPQLSDRIGLQISVQSILVIDDRVKIMQRREAFEKDPNTFREEFQKYQDQILENIIEARKLLKEVKVSQDMMKVIAQLCVDMGVDGHRADIAILKTSKTLAAYYKHQEVEYIDVEEATALVLGERFHKKSLDEEKIKKQIKNAVNELSNENNGDDKKKPQIK
- a CDS encoding Mg-chelatase subunit ChlD (PFAM: von Willebrand factor type A domain); the encoded protein is MKLKTLKKDEQTVESQEEEVDVKKLLKMKGKKKKRLYGKRIDSKTQKGRYIKSKLPKDSSGDIAIDATLRAAALSSHGKINVKTEDLRHKIRKHGAKASIVMVVDISGSMFSDSKANRLKGILNSVIGDANRHQDRISVIGFKGQEAEIIIPTTRRATSFREQVDNIQVGGTTPLAAGMKKGLEILKKEKLKAEFVPLLLILSDGMPNIGLEKGPMKDALNLAEKIKEKEIHTVVINFERSVRYGHEVNMELALAAGGRYYDLEELKDPGRVIARILDHERENL
- a CDS encoding PAS domain S-box (PFAM: Histidine kinase; GAF domain; Histidine kinase-, DNA gyrase B-, and HSP90-like ATPase; Response regulator receiver domain; PAS fold~TIGRFAM: PAS domain S-box); the protein is MIFLAKEKILLVEDDGIEAMDIKRTLESFGYDVPYVASQGEEAIGKTLEIQPDLILMDIVLKGEINGIDTASKIKELSIPVIYLTAHSEDATVQRAKLTEPYGYIIKPYDSYELKYAIELALYKSKMEKKLRESERRYKFIVEAANEGIWSMDADFNTIYVNQKMAQMLGYTVDEMMGKPVTTFMFDEDIPDHQKRMKKRFEGASESYERRFKHKQGWEVSTLVAATALMNVNGKFNGSFGMFTDITHRKKVEKQLNDSQRQLNDIIDSSPILQFVIDKNHHVLYWNQAMASYSGISPEEIIGTDQHWKAFYSGKRPCLADLILDEDIITIDKWYSGKYEESEYLKGAFEVEDFFPSLGVTGKWLRFTAAPLKDSEGEIMGALETLEDITQRKMAENALKESEEKFRVLADNAPVSIIVYQKNKAVYANEYAVKLSGYSKEELLAMNFWEGFHPDDQKMLKDRGKARLRGEKVPNTYEVKYVTKSGKIRYIVISAGRIIYGGKPAVLAILIDITDDKKVETKLRQSEERLMMGMDMAKLVYWEYDTQSDMFTFDDQFYALYGTSAQMEGGNKMSSQEYATRFVPPEEHALVGGEVAKALETEDPDYSSTLQHSIIRADGEKRFIIVRIRIAMDENGHKIGTRGVNQDITELVLAEENLARSESKYRAIFDNIKSAVAVYTAIENGSDFVFKDFNPAAEEIDEIKREDVIGRKVTEVFPAVVKFGLLETFQNVWKTGKAEKKPISIYEDERVSGWRENYVYKLPSGDIVAVYDDLTEIKQYEEELEQNQNRLRSLVRILQYRSESVQDFLDYALEEAINLTESKLGYIYYYHEDRKEFILNTWSKEVMDECTITDKQSVYELDKTGIWGEAVRQKKPIILNDFKVFHPLKRGYPEGHAPLHKFMTIPVISGDEIVAVVGVANKETNYTETDVLQLELLMDAVWKVLDSQRAEEALKKSETRYRAIFENTGTATAISEDNMILSLVNEEFVNLTGFSRKKIENKMTWADFFTEEELPQMKEYHKLRRIQPNAAPRTYESVLKDRWGNTKDVYMSVTMLPDTKKSLVSVLDITEKKQSRIKLRRELKINQSLANIYAPLISPDTTIQDVSIAILKESLALSASEHGFVATIDPENRDMVNQTLTRMMPQCEVYGEGKIPEEIRFPIGPDGIYPGLWGHCLNTKKSFFTNDAANHPSAKGAPAGHIKIERFLAVPVMVGEKIVGQLALANPDRNYMDNDVNSIERIAEFFALAIQRKGYEERISKSLDEKDLLLREIHHRVKNNMQIISSILNLQSFAVKDPKLLDILKQNQNRIKSMAMIHEKLYQSHDLVEIDFSEYLESLTADIFYTYSIRAAEIDFDLEIDKKIMLNIETAIPCGLIYSELLSNSIKHAFPHDQGGKIIVEFKRIDDELMLRVSDNGVGLPEEFDFQKTETLGLQLITNLVKQIDGIIKLEKTHGTAFTVKFHELQYKDRMQSD